Proteins from a genomic interval of Mesobacillus sp. S13:
- a CDS encoding cytochrome C: MQKALISFIISALIGLGLGYVAFAVVGGSNETATNETASKKPEESKPADDIKEEKKDDQSSAETVSADENILQSKGCLGCHSVSSLNLTGGATGPDLSKAFENVEGKHGKPIDQFLKEPTSAVMSGVIGGNPLTEQEISEVVKLLEEASKK; encoded by the coding sequence ATGCAAAAAGCTTTAATCAGTTTTATCATAAGTGCCCTGATTGGCCTCGGACTCGGTTACGTTGCATTCGCTGTTGTTGGTGGCAGTAATGAAACAGCCACTAATGAAACCGCTTCCAAGAAGCCGGAGGAATCAAAGCCTGCGGATGACATCAAAGAAGAGAAGAAGGATGATCAGTCGTCTGCTGAAACAGTTTCTGCAGACGAAAACATTTTACAATCCAAAGGCTGCCTAGGCTGCCACTCCGTATCTTCTTTGAATTTGACAGGCGGAGCGACTGGACCTGACTTATCAAAGGCATTTGAAAATGTTGAAGGAAAGCATGGCAAACCGATTGATCAGTTCTTAAAAGAGCCTACATCAGCGGTCATGTCAGGAGTTATTGGTGGAAATCCACTAACAGAACAAGAGATTTCTGAAGTAGTCAAACTTTTAGAAGAAGCTTCTAAAAAATAA
- the nosD gene encoding nitrous oxide reductase family maturation protein NosD, with product MNKFLWLLLLLSAISFPDKGAAAENLQAVIDSAKDGAIIQLESTTYNGNIVIDKPLSLIGKNGTVIEGEGNGNVISVRVPGVTISDLKVIKSGMDRNSSEEYAAIKVYTDGNLIRNIRIEQSFHGVYLSKAHENTIENVSVTGLGKGEIAAQGNGLHVYYSNGNLLKNNHIEGTRDGMFFDYANDNKALNNKITKTRYGLHYMYSDRNEFQNNIFTFNTGGAAIMHSNQLKLENNQFIFNYGHRSFGLLVLAANENNIENNTFYMNQRGLYIDQSTDNLIRSNHLSQNQIGIELWASSNEQVFTENTIEENTIPAITLGGTGRNEWSFEGTGNDWGRSFPLLDLDQDGLGDSPAVYKSSLYELIEDQELVYLFLKSPAIKVYEKLNRLLDHDKTMFEDQYPLVNGQKPIPYLPVIIVFAVIVTAICAKRRKRLCISFGKNGRKI from the coding sequence ATGAATAAATTCCTTTGGCTGCTCTTGCTCCTTTCCGCCATTTCCTTTCCGGATAAGGGGGCGGCAGCAGAAAACTTGCAGGCCGTCATTGATTCAGCCAAAGACGGAGCAATCATTCAGCTTGAAAGCACTACTTACAATGGAAATATTGTGATTGATAAGCCACTCTCACTTATTGGAAAGAACGGGACTGTCATTGAAGGAGAAGGCAATGGAAATGTCATTTCTGTTCGTGTTCCTGGTGTCACTATATCAGATCTAAAAGTCATAAAAAGCGGAATGGACCGGAACAGCTCAGAAGAATACGCAGCGATCAAAGTTTATACAGATGGGAACCTCATCCGGAATATCAGGATTGAACAATCCTTCCACGGAGTTTATTTAAGCAAAGCACATGAAAATACCATTGAAAATGTCAGTGTAACCGGCCTTGGCAAAGGAGAAATAGCGGCCCAGGGCAATGGCCTGCATGTTTATTATTCCAATGGAAATCTATTAAAAAACAATCACATCGAAGGCACAAGAGATGGAATGTTTTTCGATTATGCAAATGACAATAAAGCCCTAAACAATAAAATTACGAAAACACGTTACGGTCTGCATTATATGTACTCAGACCGCAACGAATTTCAAAACAACATATTCACCTTTAATACAGGAGGGGCAGCCATCATGCACTCCAACCAGCTCAAGCTGGAAAATAACCAGTTCATTTTTAACTACGGACATCGCTCTTTCGGACTGCTCGTATTAGCAGCGAACGAAAATAACATTGAGAACAACACTTTCTACATGAATCAAAGAGGGTTATATATAGATCAATCTACCGATAATCTGATTCGGTCGAACCATCTCTCACAAAACCAAATTGGGATCGAGCTATGGGCCAGTTCAAACGAACAGGTCTTCACTGAAAATACGATTGAAGAAAACACCATACCAGCTATCACTTTGGGCGGAACTGGAAGGAATGAATGGAGCTTTGAAGGAACCGGCAATGATTGGGGCAGGTCCTTCCCTTTGCTTGATCTCGACCAGGATGGCCTGGGTGACAGTCCGGCAGTTTACAAATCCTCACTTTATGAACTGATTGAGGATCAAGAACTAGTCTATCTTTTCCTAAAAAGCCCGGCCATTAAAGTCTACGAAAAACTGAACCGGCTGCTGGATCATGATAAAACGATGTTTGAGGACCAGTATCCCCTGGTTAACGGGCAAAAACCAATACCATATCTGCCTGTCATTATCGTATTTGCCGTCATCGTAACGGCCATCTGCGCAAAAAGGAGAAAACGGCTATGCATTTCATTTGGAAAGAATGGAAGGAAAATATAA
- the nosZ gene encoding Sec-dependent nitrous-oxide reductase, whose translation MKKWLPIASGLATGLLAATVFFADFSPGNPGQAVADNSKNKTNAEKVYVPFGEKDEYYLFASGGHSGQMFIYGVPSMRHIRTVPVFSPDSATGYGFDKHSKEMMGGFTWGDLHHPAFSETDGDYDGKYMFATDVGNSRAAVMNLETFTVKDIIDVPNTSGPHCAAFVTENTEYMFLPTRFAVPIGREYAPLDDYSEKYRGVMSAVTFDEKNEKLNIAYQVALPPWSYDLSDAGKKVSKDWAVMTTYNTEEATTNLEINASQADRDFIVLFNWKELEQMVKDGQYDEVTGQKMIFPEKHKGGMYLVPVAKSPHGVDVTPDGKHFIASGKLAPAMTVFSFEKAFKAIENKEFAGERNGIPIIKYESVMEKEVNPENALGPLHTQFDDQGMAYTTMFISSEIVKWDPKTGETLDRVPVQYSPGHSVAAEGDTVAPDGKYLIALNKIAKDSYLSVGPSHPESMQLIDLRGDKMEVIQSAPVNPEPHYAQMIKADKIKTITVYPKDEKDPDAVYSQEETRIERKGNEVHVYGIAMRSKFIFDAKAERPDQIEVKKGDKVFIHLTNIDFDQDITHGFAINGYDLNIEVQPGQTNTVEFTADKAGTFPIYCTNFCSALHQEMTGYFLVKP comes from the coding sequence ATGAAAAAATGGTTACCAATTGCCTCGGGACTTGCAACCGGGCTCCTGGCGGCAACAGTTTTCTTCGCTGATTTTTCTCCTGGGAATCCAGGCCAGGCGGTCGCGGACAACAGCAAAAACAAGACGAATGCTGAAAAGGTATACGTGCCGTTCGGTGAAAAGGATGAATACTACTTATTTGCATCAGGCGGACACTCAGGACAGATGTTTATTTATGGCGTGCCATCCATGAGGCATATCAGGACAGTGCCGGTATTCAGCCCGGATTCGGCAACAGGATATGGCTTTGATAAACACTCCAAAGAAATGATGGGCGGTTTTACCTGGGGAGATCTTCACCACCCGGCTTTTTCAGAAACAGATGGTGATTATGACGGCAAATACATGTTTGCGACCGATGTCGGCAACAGCCGCGCAGCCGTCATGAACCTTGAAACATTCACTGTCAAGGACATCATTGATGTACCGAATACAAGCGGCCCTCACTGTGCAGCGTTTGTTACTGAAAACACTGAATATATGTTCCTGCCAACCCGTTTCGCAGTGCCAATCGGAAGAGAGTATGCACCGCTTGACGACTATAGCGAAAAGTACCGCGGAGTCATGTCAGCTGTCACTTTCGATGAGAAAAACGAGAAATTGAACATTGCCTACCAGGTCGCCCTTCCGCCTTGGTCCTATGACCTCTCAGATGCAGGGAAAAAGGTATCCAAGGATTGGGCAGTCATGACCACTTATAACACCGAAGAAGCCACTACCAACCTGGAAATCAATGCTTCACAGGCAGACCGGGACTTTATCGTCCTTTTCAACTGGAAAGAGCTTGAGCAAATGGTAAAGGACGGACAATATGATGAAGTGACCGGCCAGAAAATGATATTCCCAGAAAAACATAAAGGCGGCATGTACCTTGTTCCAGTCGCAAAATCGCCGCATGGTGTAGATGTAACTCCTGACGGCAAGCACTTTATTGCCTCTGGTAAGCTGGCTCCGGCCATGACTGTATTCTCTTTTGAAAAAGCATTCAAGGCAATAGAAAACAAGGAATTCGCCGGGGAACGGAATGGGATTCCAATCATCAAATACGAGTCTGTCATGGAAAAAGAAGTGAACCCAGAAAACGCGCTCGGACCGCTTCATACTCAATTTGATGATCAAGGCATGGCTTACACAACGATGTTCATCTCATCTGAAATCGTAAAATGGGATCCGAAGACTGGTGAAACATTGGATCGCGTGCCTGTACAGTACTCTCCTGGACATTCTGTCGCAGCTGAGGGGGATACAGTTGCACCAGATGGAAAATACCTCATTGCATTGAACAAAATTGCGAAAGACAGCTATCTATCCGTGGGTCCTTCCCACCCTGAATCCATGCAGCTGATCGACCTGCGCGGCGACAAAATGGAAGTCATCCAGTCTGCACCGGTCAACCCTGAACCGCACTATGCACAGATGATCAAGGCAGATAAAATCAAAACGATTACCGTTTATCCAAAGGATGAAAAGGACCCTGATGCTGTTTACAGCCAGGAAGAAACCCGCATCGAACGGAAAGGCAATGAAGTCCATGTCTACGGAATTGCGATGCGCTCGAAATTCATTTTTGACGCAAAAGCGGAACGACCAGACCAAATCGAAGTCAAAAAAGGAGATAAAGTCTTTATCCACCTGACAAATATCGACTTTGACCAAGACATTACCCACGGCTTCGCCATCAATGGATACGATTTGAATATTGAAGTTCAGCCTGGACAGACAAATACAGTGGAATTCACGGCAGATAAAGCAGGGACATTCCCGATTTACTGTACGAACTTCTGCTCCGCGCTGCACCAGGAAATGACCGGATACTTCCTGGTAAAACCTTAA